One genomic segment of Primulina tabacum isolate GXHZ01 chromosome 9, ASM2559414v2, whole genome shotgun sequence includes these proteins:
- the LOC142555453 gene encoding protein phosphatase 2C 50-like, protein MEEMYQAVEVPFELGNFIFDNLRLNSCMDTTRIELMEDSTSLFPRVDTTGKVDNEDSSFADSGSEVSFTALSGLEENRSGASSAMALTSEDESQWLPTNVIVHESEEDGSSSLEGDLILDNSCSLSVVSDSSSLCGDDFLGFEMSSGIGANFLEVEKSTCDADLVSTTRDLGNPLICTNLGDSLTVKVGNGEEAVNCGGSKSSVASVQLDKGPSGRFGRSIFEVDYVPLWGFTSVCGRRPEMEDAVATIPRFLEIPIQMLTDDQFIDGVNSRLSQLTGHFFGVYDGHGGLHVANYCRDRLHSALAEELEAIKMDLNEGISKHGCEQKWRTAFSKCFIKVDDEVGGKATLNPVVPETVGSTAVVALVCSSHIIVANCGDSRAVLCRGKEPMALSVDHKPNREDEYARIEAAGGKVIQWNGHRVFGVLAMSRSIGDRYLKPWIIPDPEVMFVPRAREDDCLILASDGLWDVMTNEEACDMARRRILLWHKNNGATLPTERGEGIDPAAQAAAEFLSNRALQKGSKDNITVIVIDLKARRKIKNRT, encoded by the exons ATGGAAGAGATGTACCAGGCGGTGGAAGTGCCTTTTGAATTAGgtaattttatatttgataaCCTGAGGTTGAATAGTTGTATGGATACTACGAGGATTGAGTTAATGGAAGACTCTACGAGCTTGTTTCCTCGTGTTGATACTACTGGGAAAGTTGATAATGAGGATTCGAGTTTTGCTGATTCAGGTAGTGAAGTTAGTTTTACAGCACTGTCGGGATTAGAGGAGAATAGAAGTGGGGCTTCTTCTGCCATGGCTTTGACTTCTGAGGACGAAAGCCAGTGGCTGCCAACCAATGTTATAGTCCATGAAAGTGAAGAGGATGGTTCCTCATCATTGGAGGGTGACCTTATTCTTGACAATTCTTGTTCACTCTCTGTGGTGAGTGATTCTAGTAGTTTATGTGGTGATGATTTTTTAGGATTTGAGATGAGTTCTGGAATTGGGGCGAATTTTTTAGAGGTCGAGAAGAGCACATGTGATGCCGATCTTGTTTCCACTACCAGAGATTTAGGAAATCCACTCATATGCACAAATTTAGGTGACTCTCTGACTGTGAAAGTAGGGAATGGGGAAGAGGCTGTAAACTGTGGTGGCTCAAAATCATCTGTGGCCTCTGTCCAGTTGGATAAAGGACCGAGTGGAAGATTTGGTCGGAGTATTTTCGAGGTCGACTATGTGCCTCTCTGGGGGTTTACATCTGTGTGCGGTAGGAGACCAGAAATGGAAGATGCAGTGGCAACAATACCTCGGTTTCTTGAAATTCCTATTCAAATGCTTACTGATGATCAATTCATTGATGGGGTGAATTCAAGGTTAAGTCAGTTGACGGGTCATTTCTTTGGAGTCTATGATGGTCATGGAGGCTTGCAT GTTGCAAATTACTGTCGAGATCGTCTCCATTCTGCTTTGGCTGAGGAGCTGGAAGCTATCAAGATGGATCTGAATGAAGGAATTAGCAAGCACGGTTGTGAACAGAAGTGGAGAACTGCATTTTCTAAATGTTTTATCAAGGTTGATGATGAGGTCGGAGGAAAAGCCACACTTAATCCTGTTGTTCCTGAAACTGTTGGCTCAACTGCTGTTGTTGCCTTAGTTTGTTCATCACATATTATTGTGGCCAACTGTGGCGATTCAAGGGCTGTGCTCTGTCGTGGCAAAGAACCTATGGCACTCTCTGTGGATCATAAA CCGAACCGGGAAGATGAATATGCAAGAATAGAGGCAGCTGGAGGCAAGGTGATACAGTGGAATGGACACCGTGTCTTCGGAGTGCTTGCGATGTCTAGGTCTATCG GCGACAGATATTTGAAACCCTGGATTATTCCAGATCCTGAAGTAATGTTTGTTCCTCGAGCTAGGGAAGATGACTGCCTCATTCTGGCAAGCGATGGTTTGTGGGATGTAATGACAAACGAGGAAGCTTGTGATATGGCTCGTAGAAGAATACTCTTATGGCATAAAAACAATGGTGCCACGCTTCCGACAGAAAGGGGTGAAGGAATCGATCCTGCGGCTCAGGCTGCAGCGGAGTTCCTATCGAATCGTGCACTTCAGAAGGGCAGCAAGGATAACATTACTGTAATTGTCATAGACTTGAAAGCTCGAAGAAAGATCAAGAACCGAACCTAG